A stretch of the Tachyglossus aculeatus isolate mTacAcu1 chromosome 6, mTacAcu1.pri, whole genome shotgun sequence genome encodes the following:
- the LOC119929849 gene encoding 40S ribosomal protein S23 — protein MGKCRGLRTARKLRSHRRDQKWHDKQYKKAHLGTALKANPFGGASHAKGIVLEKVGVEAKQPNSAIRKCVRVQLIKNGKKITAFVPNDGCLNFIEENDEVLVAGFGRKGHAVGDIPGVRFKVVKVANVSLLALYKGKKERPRS, from the exons ATGG ggaaGTGCCGGGGACTCCGTACGGCCAGGAAGCTGCGCAGCCACCGGCGAGACCAGAAGTGGCACGACAAGCAGTACAAGAAGGCTCACCTGGGTACCGCCCTGAAGGCCAACCCCTTCGGGGGCGCTTCCCACGCCAAGGGCATCGTCCTGGAGAAAGT GGGCGTTGAGGCCAAACAGCCCAATTCTGCCATCAGGAAGTGCGTCCGAGTTCAGCTGATCAAGAATGGCAAGAAGATCACGGCCTTCGTTCCAAACGATGGCTGCTTGAACTTCATTGAG GAAAACGACGAAGTTCTGGTGGCCGGTTTCGGCCGGAAAGGCCACGCCGTAGGAGATATTCCCGGAGTCCGCTTCAAGGTGGTCAAGGTCGCCAACGTCTCTCTTCTGGCTCTGTACAAAGGCAAGAAGGAGAGACCCAGGTCATGA